In one Nicotiana sylvestris chromosome 8, ASM39365v2, whole genome shotgun sequence genomic region, the following are encoded:
- the LOC104247611 gene encoding transcription factor bHLH162-like, with translation MESGLRSNSAPKLERKYVEKNRRNNMKNLYNQLYSLLPNHASKETLTLPDQLDTATNYIKSLETKLKKKKKYMEELRISRKRPQSFNATNSEPSSSTKSLIPHIEFHEMSPTMFVVLITGLDNLATFYNVIQLLHEEGVEVVYSNFSLNGNSMLQISLETKMDKNSTMEFRATTLFDKLKELLYGSSRKNYMESHLHLWEYIFESELMLLLCLPCPVTPTSMATLCD, from the exons ATGGAAAGTGGCCTGAGATCTAATTCAGCTCCAAAATTGGAAAGAAAATATGTGGAGAAGAATAGAAGGAACAATATGAAGAACCTCTACAATCAGCTTTATTCCCTGCTCCCTAATCATGCCTCTAAG GAAACATTGACACTGCCTGATCAATTAGATACAGCAACAAACTACATAAAAAGCTTAGAAAccaaattgaagaagaagaagaaatacatGGAAGAATTAAGGATTAGCAGAAAGAGGCCTCAATCGTTCAATGCAACTAATTCTGAGCCCAGCTCAAGCACCAAATCATTGATCCCTCATATTGAATTTCACGAAATGAGTCCAACTATGTTCGTCGTTTTGATCACTGGCCTTGATAATTTAGCTACATTTTATAACGTCATTCAATTATTACATGAGGAAGGTGTTGAAGTTGTATATTCCAACTTTTCACTCAATGGAAATTCTATGCTGCAGATTTCTCTTGAAACTAAG ATGGACAAGAATTCAACAATGGAATTTAGAGCTACAACTCTGTTTGATAAGTTGAAGGAATTGCTTTATGGATCATCTCGGAAGAATTATATGGAATCCCATCTACATTTATGGGAATACATATTTGAATCTGAACT CATGTTACTTTTGTGTCTTCCTTGTCCTGTAACCCCAACTAGTATGGCTACTTTGTGTGATTGA
- the LOC104229467 gene encoding uncharacterized protein isoform X2, whose product MSHPHGSQASVSQPLRSQLSVSRPLAGHTTMSQSQGSQPSSSETPPISGLRLRDTSSDPPTPSTHASDIHVSDGDADDDEEVHYDQYGRIIIVPKGDVFIPSNITTRIITKATRKLYDGPYAFWSDFSFALKEQIFNDFKSKCVWEHRYSADVAANFHLKARKRLSHCFSKARKLNQKPEWLLQNLWEDLQRQWLTAEFLEKSEKGKKARASEKGGSLHTGGAISLGTIKRRMEKKLGRPMNQDELFKETHIVKKKKETD is encoded by the exons ATGTCACATCCACATGGATCACAGGCATCAGTGTCACAGCCACTCAGGTCACAACTATCAGTGTCACGTCCACTTGCGGGCCATACAACTATGTCGCAGTCACAGGGCTCGCAGCCATCTTCATCTGAAACTCCACCTATTTCAGGCCTTCGACTGCGAGATACTAGCTCTGACCCCCCTACACcttccacacatgcctctgatataCATGTTTCAGATGGTGATGCTGATGATgacgaggaggtgcattatgatcagtatggaaggatcatcatagtccctaAGGGTGATGT gttcatccCTAGTAATATTACTACAAGGAttatcaccaaagccaccagaaagCTTTATGACGGCCCTTATGCGTTTTGGAGTGATTTCTCATTCGcgctgaaggagcaaattttcaatgactttaag agcaagtgtgtatgggaacaccgctATAGCGCGGATGTAGCTGCAAATTTTCATCTCAAAGCTCGCAAGCGGTTATCGCATTGTTTCTccaaagctagaaagttgaaccagaagcctgaatggttgcttcagaatttatgggaggatctgcaaaggcaatggcttaccgcagagttcttagagaagagcgaaaaaggaaagaaagctcgtgcatctgagaagggaggatccttgcacactggaggtgcgatcagcctagggacaataaagagaagaatg GAGAAGAAGTTGGGGCGTccgatgaaccaagatgagctattcaaggagactcatattgtaaagaagaagaaagagacagaTTAA
- the LOC104229467 gene encoding uncharacterized protein isoform X1, translating to MMPEGYASNFGKKVDMEVGKLSHLKSHDCHVFMETLVPIAFCDLPERIWKLITKISLFFKNLCSSTLREENLHWMDQNIRVTSSKMENIFSCGFFDVMEHLLIHLVHEARLGGPVQCRWMYPFERIIGKCKTFVKQRNRIEGSICEAYLAKETAHFCSYYFESNVPCARNRPNRHTVDLRNDPLYPSMSIFNQPGRCSKDVRKRSLSDIEFKSATLHVLLNCPEVVPFFNHFMGQFGHDGVYTRFDTWFKQFVNDPNNGVNQFLKDISWGPGVEVTTMSKYTVNGYKFHTEDCSKHKNNNNSGVWVQGGDGNQDGDIDYYGVLKEIIELEYIGWPYKKLILFRCKCLTHIQQEVQEYTINTT from the exons atgatgcctgagggttatgcgtcgaattttgggaaaaaagttgatatggaggtagggaagttgagccatttgaaaagtcatgactgtcatgttttcatggagactttagtgcctattgcattttgtgatttgcctgaaagaatctggaaactcATCACAAAGAttagtttattttttaaaaacttgtgttcttccacattaagggaagaaaacctacactggatggatcagaacattcgtgtaacttcTTCTAAGATGGAAAATATATTTTCATGTGGGTtttttgatgtgatggaacaccttctaatccaccttgtacacgaggcacgacttggagggcctgttcaatgcagatggatgtatccctttgagag GATAATTGGCAAATGCAAAACatttgttaagcagaggaataggattgaaggatcgatatgcgaagcttatcttgcaaaggaaactgctcatttttgttcttattattttgagagtaatgTGCCATGTGCTAGGAATAGGCCCAACAGACACACGGTTGACCTTAggaatgatccattatatccgtctatgtccatattcaatcaaccaggcagatgttctaaggatgttagaaagagaagtttgagtgatatagagttcaagtcagctacacttcacgtgttgctaaattgtcccgaagttgtaccatttttcaa tcacttcatgggtcaatttggccatgatggtgtatatacgagatttgatacgtggttcaaacaattt gtaaatgatccaaataatggtgtaaatcaatttttgaaagatatatcttggggacctggggttgaggtcacaacaatgtctaagtacactgtgaatggttataagtttcatacagaggattgctctaaacataaaaataacaacaacagtggggtgtgggttcaaggtggtgatggcaaccaagatggagatattgattattatggtgtactcaaagaaataatagaactagaatatatAGGTTGGCCATataagaaattgatactctttagatgcaagtgtTTGACCCACatccaacaagaggtacaagagtacacaatcaatacaacataa
- the LOC138874676 gene encoding secreted RxLR effector protein 161-like: MDEPNSLMNETMYRGIIGSLFYLTASRHDIMFNVGLCARFQSSPKESHLKATKRILRYLKETQDLVLYYPSGENFDLIGYDDVYYAGYLVDRKSTSIMAHFLGSCFISWRIKKQNSVALSTAEVEYVAAAFCCAQLLWNN, encoded by the coding sequence ATGGATGAACCCAATTCTCTTATGAATGAAACCATGTATAGAGGTATCATTGGTTCACTCTTTTATCTTACAGCCAGCAGACATGATATTATGTTCAATGTGGGATTATGTGCTAGATTCCAATCaagtccaaaggaatctcatctgaaagcTACCAAGAGGATTCTAAGGTATCTCAAAGAAACACAGGACCTGGTCCTCTACTATCCTTCAGGAGAAAATTTCGACTTAATTGGGTATGATGATGTGTATTATGCTGGTTACTTGGTGGATAGAAAGAGCACATCTATCATGGCACATTTTCTGGGATCATGCTTCATTTCATGGCGTATAAAGAAGCAAAACTCTGTGGCTCTTTCTACTGCAGAAGTTGAATACGTGGCAGCTGCCTTCTGTTGTGCTCAACTGCTGTGGAACAACTAA